A genomic stretch from Salarias fasciatus chromosome 18, fSalaFa1.1, whole genome shotgun sequence includes:
- the rgs18 gene encoding regulator of G-protein signaling 18 — METLLFLFPQFNYMAPKEEAYFRMLGPEELQAATMKDDSSRQKDKERKSRLSLFLTKSGSHENVSPHKKTDSASSNISPEAALQWSDSFEELLKHSDGIQTFSQFLRTEFSEENIEFWLACEEYKSIDSETKLLSKAKYIYTVFIESEAPKEVNIDYNTKMEIQKTVARPTKSCFEAAQMKVYSLMKKDSYPRFLHSDIYLRLTRRKGPGAAMFRRRSRSCVFNERGEATSEPAAW, encoded by the exons ATGGAGACGCTGCTCTTTCTATTTCCTCAATTCAACTACATGGCCCCAAAGGAGGAAGCGTATTTCAGAATGCTCGGTCCAGAAGAGCTGCAGGCGGCGACGATGAAGGACGACAGCAGCAG acagaaagacaaggagaggaagagccgaCTAAGCCTTTTTCTCACCAAGTCGGGCTCCCATGAAAACGTCAGCCCCCATAAAAAGACCGACTCCGCATCGAGCAA tATTTCACCAGAGGCAGCTTTGCAATGGAGTGACTCCTTTGAAGAACTGCTGAAGCACTCAG ATGGGATTCAGACCTTCTCCCAGTTCCTCCGGACGGAGTTCAGCGAGGAAAACATCGAGTTCTGGTTGGCCTGTGAAGAATACAAGAGCATTGATTCAGAGACAAAACTGCTGTCCAAAGCCAAATATATTTATACCGTTTTCATTGAATCGGAAGCCCCCAAAGAG GTCAACATCGACTACAACACCAAGATGGAGATCCAGAAGACCGTGGCGCGGCCCACAAAGAGCTGTTTTGAAGCGGCTCAGATGAAAGTCTACAGCCTGATGAAAAAGGACTCGTACCCCAGGTTCCTGCACTCTGACATTTATCTGCGTCTCACCAGGAGGAAAGGCCCCGGGGCCGCCATGTTTCGCAGAAGGTCACGCTCCTGTGTGTTCAACGAGAGGGGAGAGGCCACGTCCGAGCCGGCAGCCTGGTag